A genomic stretch from Ureibacillus composti includes:
- the liaF gene encoding cell wall-active antibiotics response protein LiaF has protein sequence MKRFSTDQLTLLVIILLLIVFAELAIFNNGGAFLLIIGALFLYFSFSKSKKYYFWAGCFFLFLAVMNVWSLRLFIVGILIYLLYKHLTKEQETVTIDGYHFQRGTVQKNDLFGSFSTPLENYKWQDIQIQRFLGDISIDATETILPTGTSVITIRQAIGKVSVTIPYEIPFRIQYTTILGEAKLLQYAPKRMMNERLVFEDGNPEDAKRNLIIHVATWLGDVEVIRK, from the coding sequence ATGAAGAGATTTTCAACAGATCAACTTACACTTCTAGTGATTATTCTACTTTTAATCGTCTTCGCGGAACTTGCAATCTTTAATAATGGCGGTGCCTTTTTACTTATTATTGGAGCGTTATTTCTCTATTTCAGCTTTTCAAAAAGCAAAAAGTATTATTTTTGGGCCGGGTGCTTCTTCCTCTTCCTAGCCGTCATGAATGTTTGGAGTTTACGACTGTTTATCGTAGGAATTCTAATTTATTTATTGTATAAACATCTTACAAAAGAACAGGAAACTGTTACAATCGACGGTTATCATTTCCAAAGAGGAACTGTTCAGAAGAATGATTTATTCGGCAGTTTTTCAACACCCCTTGAAAATTACAAATGGCAAGATATTCAGATACAACGATTTTTAGGTGATATTTCTATTGATGCAACTGAAACCATTTTACCAACCGGTACTTCAGTTATAACCATTCGACAAGCAATCGGTAAAGTGAGTGTAACGATTCCCTATGAGATTCCGTTTCGAATCCAATATACAACCATTTTAGGAGAAGCAAAACTTTTGCAATATGCTCCAAAAAGAATGATGAATGAACGATTGGTTTTTGAAGATGGAAATCCAGAAGATGCAAAACGCAACCTAATAATTCACGTAGCGACATGGCTCGGTGATGTGGAGGTGATTCGAAAATGA
- a CDS encoding YneF family protein — protein MDTWIWIIIVIIALAGGVALGFYLARQYMMKYLKENPPINEQMIRVMMAQMGRKPSEKQVRQMMAQMNKFSDK, from the coding sequence GTGGATACTTGGATTTGGATTATTATTGTGATTATAGCGCTAGCAGGCGGTGTAGCACTTGGTTTCTACTTAGCTCGTCAATATATGATGAAATATTTAAAAGAAAACCCACCAATCAACGAACAAATGATTCGTGTGATGATGGCTCAAATGGGTCGAAAACCATCAGAAAAACAAGTTCGTCAAATGATGGCACAAATGAACAAATTCTCAGACAAATAA
- a CDS encoding ABC transporter permease codes for MKKLGLILLGVVAVIVALHMLGPLVGLAFSGLFVWLGMHYYVKAKSTFAKVMWVAVGLVGVLSAISNIPALIGLAAIFVLYVVYKKWNNEDAPLSLNTTKENDPFTNFENEWAKLTK; via the coding sequence ATGAAAAAATTAGGTTTAATACTTTTAGGAGTTGTCGCAGTAATTGTTGCACTTCACATGTTAGGTCCATTAGTTGGCCTTGCCTTCTCAGGTCTGTTTGTATGGCTCGGCATGCATTACTACGTCAAAGCTAAATCAACATTCGCGAAAGTGATGTGGGTAGCAGTTGGACTTGTTGGTGTATTATCAGCTATTTCAAACATCCCAGCATTAATCGGTCTTGCAGCAATCTTCGTACTTTACGTAGTGTATAAAAAATGGAACAACGAAGACGCGCCACTTTCATTAAATACAACAAAAGAAAATGATCCATTCACGAATTTTGAAAATGAATGGGCAAAATTAACGAAATAA
- a CDS encoding PspA/IM30 family protein: MTSLLKRFKYSLEADLHELFDKKEKKNPIAMLNQYIREAEKQTEQTGKLLERQAQLKEKLEGELKEASEMLEKRTNQLALATNSGEADLIEFANKEVETYKLRQYTLLTSIETTNKEFLELEQKFETMKHKIKDMKVRQLQLMGKENVTRANHKMDHVLKSKNETNFDELSTYIDNLATNIEKDYETTQLEARLRHLETQNASNPTPVLELPVSTKE, encoded by the coding sequence ATGACAAGTTTATTAAAAAGATTTAAATACAGTTTAGAAGCAGATTTACATGAGTTATTCGATAAAAAGGAAAAAAAGAATCCGATTGCGATGCTTAACCAATACATTCGTGAAGCTGAAAAACAAACAGAACAAACTGGTAAATTACTTGAACGTCAAGCGCAATTAAAAGAAAAACTTGAGGGCGAACTAAAAGAAGCAAGTGAGATGTTAGAAAAAAGAACGAATCAACTAGCCCTTGCAACAAATAGTGGTGAAGCAGATTTAATTGAATTTGCCAATAAAGAAGTGGAAACTTATAAATTACGTCAATACACATTACTAACTTCAATTGAAACAACAAACAAGGAATTTTTAGAGTTAGAACAAAAATTCGAAACAATGAAGCACAAAATCAAAGACATGAAAGTTCGTCAGCTTCAATTAATGGGCAAAGAAAATGTAACACGTGCAAACCACAAAATGGACCACGTCTTAAAATCAAAAAATGAAACAAATTTTGATGAACTTTCAACTTACATTGACAACCTTGCAACAAACATTGAAAAGGATTATGAAACAACGCAATTAGAAGCTCGCTTACGTCATCTTGAAACGCAAAATGCTTCTAACCCAACGCCTGTACTTGAATTACCTGTCTCTACGAAAGAATAA
- a CDS encoding response regulator transcription factor yields MINVLIADDHEMVRIGVSAYLSAQPDMTVVGEASNGAEAVEKALDLRPDIILMDNVMPVMTGAEATAEIIKQWPQARIMMVTSFLDDDKVYPALEAGAVSYILKTSNAKQIADAIRKTVSGETVLEPEVTTKMVTRMRNGANNNELHEQLTEREMEVLLLVAQGKTNQEIADELFIALKTVKTHVSNILSKLEVQDRTQAVVYAFQHGLAN; encoded by the coding sequence ATGATAAATGTGTTAATTGCAGATGATCATGAAATGGTAAGGATCGGGGTGTCTGCCTACCTTTCCGCTCAACCGGATATGACGGTGGTCGGTGAAGCGAGTAACGGTGCAGAAGCGGTTGAAAAAGCCCTAGACTTACGGCCAGATATTATTCTAATGGACAATGTAATGCCCGTCATGACAGGGGCCGAAGCGACAGCTGAAATCATTAAACAGTGGCCACAAGCTAGAATTATGATGGTAACTAGTTTTCTTGATGATGATAAAGTCTACCCCGCTTTAGAAGCTGGGGCAGTCAGCTATATATTAAAAACATCAAATGCGAAACAAATTGCAGACGCTATTCGCAAAACTGTATCCGGTGAAACAGTTTTGGAACCTGAAGTGACAACAAAAATGGTCACTCGCATGCGAAATGGTGCAAACAACAACGAATTACATGAACAACTAACAGAACGCGAGATGGAAGTATTACTCCTCGTGGCTCAAGGAAAAACAAACCAAGAAATTGCAGATGAACTATTCATTGCACTAAAAACGGTAAAAACGCACGTGAGTAATATCTTATCTAAATTAGAAGTACAAGACCGCACCCAAGCGGTTGTTTATGCTTTTCAACATGGTCTTGCGAATTAA
- a CDS encoding sensor histidine kinase, with protein sequence MIAFIFRTLTIFLLLGGMVFGLMVLLFGVPNETNWSFLWETNYQGLPLFTVIMIAILTISLILSIWMSSIGKSKQAIATNYVKQLIEPDFTVKKKNVSYPLRKALLQTNELIETQRKSLQRMTNEKVEANDKIIQERIIAERQRLARELHDSVSQQLFAASMLLSALTEQEEEQSKSGSLHQVEKIVQQAQLEMRALLLHLRPIALHNNTLSQGLRDLIIELQQKVYFHIDYQIEDVELSRAEEDHLFRIAQEALSNTLRHAKASEVELLLIARDDLAILRIQDNGLGFNMEEDKNSSYGLKNIAERAVEIGCKYKIVSVPGEGTIVEVKVPIKKHEAVVQADDVEVMVRDETNEQKNDLG encoded by the coding sequence ATGATTGCTTTTATCTTCCGCACCCTCACAATCTTTTTACTTTTAGGCGGGATGGTTTTTGGTCTAATGGTATTATTATTTGGCGTTCCTAATGAAACAAACTGGAGCTTTTTATGGGAAACAAACTATCAGGGACTCCCCCTTTTCACTGTTATTATGATCGCTATTTTAACCATTAGTTTGATCCTAAGTATTTGGATGAGCTCCATTGGTAAATCTAAACAAGCCATTGCAACAAATTATGTCAAACAATTAATCGAACCAGATTTTACAGTAAAGAAGAAAAACGTTTCATATCCTTTAAGAAAAGCTTTGTTACAAACGAATGAATTAATTGAAACACAGCGTAAAAGCTTACAACGTATGACGAATGAAAAAGTCGAGGCGAACGATAAAATTATTCAAGAACGGATCATTGCCGAAAGACAAAGACTAGCCCGAGAACTTCACGATTCCGTTTCACAACAATTATTCGCTGCATCTATGCTGTTGTCAGCTCTAACGGAACAAGAGGAAGAGCAAAGCAAATCTGGGTCACTTCATCAAGTTGAAAAAATTGTACAACAGGCTCAGCTTGAAATGCGTGCACTTTTACTACATTTACGCCCGATTGCACTTCATAACAACACGCTTTCACAAGGTCTTCGCGATCTAATTATCGAGCTTCAACAAAAAGTTTACTTCCATATTGACTACCAAATTGAAGATGTTGAACTGTCTAGAGCAGAAGAGGATCACCTATTCCGCATTGCACAAGAAGCGCTTTCCAATACACTGAGACACGCAAAAGCAAGTGAAGTGGAATTATTATTAATCGCCCGTGATGACCTCGCTATTTTACGAATACAGGATAATGGGCTTGGATTTAATATGGAAGAGGATAAAAACTCCTCATATGGTCTAAAAAATATTGCCGAACGAGCCGTTGAGATTGGCTGTAAATATAAAATTGTGTCGGTTCCAGGTGAAGGCACAATTGTTGAAGTAAAGGTGCCGATCAAAAAACATGAAGCGGTGGTTCAAGCCGATGATGTTGAAGTAATGGTTCGCGATGAAACAAATGAGCAAAAGAACGATTTGGGGTGA
- a CDS encoding asparagine synthase — MNNIREGLIPTVLGSAVTAAGYAMKQKHGSNKMVANTIFGFGLAHIVLGAIDLVEHRR, encoded by the coding sequence ATGAATAACATTCGTGAAGGTTTAATCCCAACTGTTCTTGGTTCTGCCGTTACGGCTGCGGGCTATGCAATGAAACAGAAACATGGTTCAAACAAAATGGTTGCCAATACCATTTTCGGTTTCGGTTTAGCCCATATCGTATTAGGAGCCATTGACCTAGTCGAACATCGTCGTTAG
- the sirA gene encoding sporulation inhibitor of replication protein SirA, with protein sequence MRTYSIFNIKKQYQSFVFGRERLLLEMVTSIDETKESSVSKQISYLCEPIEGSMVQGFIYEHLQRSFPEMVKIEDYLKFEHQIKGRLKLRVYSYHIEAVCEGSRMLDLDLFQSLSQMNDSFLAFNKADSECGWLKPIKHASY encoded by the coding sequence ATGAGAACTTATTCAATATTTAATATAAAAAAACAATATCAATCATTTGTATTTGGACGAGAACGATTGCTTCTTGAAATGGTAACTTCTATAGATGAAACAAAAGAGTCCTCTGTATCCAAACAAATTAGTTATCTCTGTGAGCCAATAGAAGGTAGTATGGTACAGGGGTTCATCTATGAACATTTACAAAGAAGTTTCCCGGAAATGGTAAAAATCGAGGATTATCTAAAATTCGAGCATCAAATTAAAGGTCGCTTAAAATTAAGAGTATACTCTTATCATATAGAAGCGGTTTGTGAAGGATCGCGCATGCTAGATTTAGATCTATTCCAATCATTGAGTCAAATGAATGATTCGTTTCTTGCGTTCAATAAAGCGGATTCGGAATGTGGATGGTTGAAACCAATTAAACATGCCTCATACTAG